In Mytilus edulis chromosome 6, xbMytEdul2.2, whole genome shotgun sequence, the following proteins share a genomic window:
- the LOC139526731 gene encoding U1 small nuclear ribonucleoprotein C-like, producing the protein MYDDMQNPTPVINGPPAPLLPVIIGALGPLPPVINGPPVALPPVINGPPAALPPVINGPPAALPPVINGPPVALPPVINGPPAALPPVINGPPAALPPVINGPPAALPQAPLRRSNRLKNKPDYYHNM; encoded by the coding sequence ATGTATGATGATATGCAAAACCCCACTCCTGTTATAAATGGACCACCTGCACCACTCCTACCTGTTATCATTGGAGCACTGGGACCACTCCCACCCGTAATAAATGGACCACCTGTAGCACTCCCACCTGTTATAAATGGACCACCCGCAGCACTCCCACCCGTCATAAATGGACCACCTGCAGCACTCCCACCCGTTATAAATGGACCACCCGTAGCACTCCCACCCGTTATAAATGGACCACCTGCAGCACTCCCACCCGTAATAAATGGACCACCCGCAGCACTCCCACCTGTCATAAATGGACCACCTGCAGCACTTCCTCAAGCACCATTGAGGCGTTCGAATAGATTGAAGAATAAGCCAGATTATtatcataatatgtaa